ATGAAATTAAGCTCACATCGCTGTCCAAAACATCCGGTTGAGCGGCTAAAATCGGTCCTGGGGACCTTCATAAGGCTTTGTGCGGGCTGGAGATCCCCTTTGATTCCAATGTGCTGACCGGAATCGAGGGCTCGGAGGATGCCGGTGTGTACAAACTATCCGATGACCTGGCCCTAGTGCAAACCATCGATTTCTTTACACCTATCGTCGATGATCCGCGCTTATTCGGAAAAGCCGCTGCTGCGAATTCGCTGAGCGATGTTTACGCTATGGGCGGTCGTCCTGTTACTGCAATGAATGTGGTCTGTTTTCCCATCCGTAAGCTCGGCCTGGAGACTCTTCGCAGCATTTTGGAAGGTGGATTGGAGATCCTGCGTGAAGCTGGCGTGGCGCTCGTCGGTGGCCACAGCGTGGAGGACGATGAACCTAAATATGGGCTCTCCGTTACAGGACTCGTCCATCCTGACAAAATTATGACTAACTCCGGGCTCAGACCAGGGGACAAGCTTGTTCTAACCAAAGCGCTTGGAACCGGCATTGTCGCAACAGCACTGAAAGGTGGATTAGCTTCCCCCAAATCCATTCAGACCATGGTGGATTCCATGTGTACCCTTAATAAAACGGCTTCCGAGGTCGCGGAGTCCTTTGGAGTTAAGGCGTGTACCGATGTGACTGGATTTGGCCTTGCTGGTCACCTCGTTGAAATGGCAAGAGCGAGTAAATGCAGAGTAAAAATTCGATCATATGACGTCCCAGTTCTTGAAGGGGTTCTGGAAGCGGCGTCTATGGGCCTTGTACCAGCGGGAGCCCATAGCAACAGAGAGCATTTCTCAAGTTGGATTACAGTAGACCGAACAGTGCCGCTTGAAAGATCGGATATCATGTTTGACCCTCAAACTTCGGGTGGGCTGCTAATAGGAATTCATGGGGCCCAGGCAAAAGCGCTCCTGGCAATGCTTGCTTCTAAGGGCGTTGCGCCGGTGGCCGAGATTGGGGAAGTGACTACGGATGACCCGGAAGGACACTTGGACATTATCTAAGAAATGAACCGGCCAAGAGACTGTCAAATGCTTTTTGCCATGATAGCCATTGTACATTTCATTCTCTAACATCCCACCAGCAATAGCCATCTTTTTGGAAGACAAGTCTATCACGCCGATGGATAGCCCTTCATTCGCGAACAATTTCGGCGAGGAGAGTCAAGGTAATATTGGGCCGCTCTGAATCGTTGGATTGTACATGGATGTGTCTCTCTATC
This portion of the Desulfomonilaceae bacterium genome encodes:
- the selD gene encoding selenide, water dikinase SelD; translated protein: MSIDEIKLTSLSKTSGUAAKIGPGDLHKALCGLEIPFDSNVLTGIEGSEDAGVYKLSDDLALVQTIDFFTPIVDDPRLFGKAAAANSLSDVYAMGGRPVTAMNVVCFPIRKLGLETLRSILEGGLEILREAGVALVGGHSVEDDEPKYGLSVTGLVHPDKIMTNSGLRPGDKLVLTKALGTGIVATALKGGLASPKSIQTMVDSMCTLNKTASEVAESFGVKACTDVTGFGLAGHLVEMARASKCRVKIRSYDVPVLEGVLEAASMGLVPAGAHSNREHFSSWITVDRTVPLERSDIMFDPQTSGGLLIGIHGAQAKALLAMLASKGVAPVAEIGEVTTDDPEGHLDII